The Brassica rapa cultivar Chiifu-401-42 chromosome A10, CAAS_Brap_v3.01, whole genome shotgun sequence genome segment aggtaggatttagggttaggcagggtttagggttaggtcaggtttagggttagaaagggtttagggtaagtagggtttaggtagggtttagggttatgtaggatttagaattaggtagggtttagagttagggagggtttagggttagaaagggtttagggttagaaagggtttagggtttagaattaggtagaGTTTAGGATTAGAAAGCATTTAAGGTTAGTAGGATTTAGgactagaaagggtttagggttaggtagggtttagggttaggtaggatttagggttaggtagggtttagggttagaaagggtttagggtaggtagggtttagggttaggtagggtttagggttagtagggtttaaggttagtagggtttagggttagtaggatttagggttaggtaaggtttaggggtagaaagggtttagggttagaaaggttttaggttacgtagggtttaggttaggtagggtgTAGGGTTATGTAgagttagggttaggtagggtttagggttagggttaggtagggtttagggttaggttttaggtagggtttagggttagtagggtttagggttagaaaggttttaggttacgtagggtttaggttaggtagggtgTAGGGTTATGTAgagttagggttaggtagggtttagggttagggttaggtagggtttagggttaggttttaggtagggtttagggttagtagggtttagggttagatagggtttagggttaggcagtgtttagggttaggtcagggttagggttagaaaaggtttagggttaggtagggtttaggtagggtttagggttaggtaggatttagaattaggtagggtttagggttagaaagggtttagggttaatagggtttagggttagtagggtttaaggttaggtagggtttagggctagaaagggtttagggttagaaaaaATTTAGGATACGTAGgttttaggttaggtagggttagtagggtgTAGGGTTATGTAgagttagggttagggttaggtagggtttagggttaggttttaggtaggggtttagggttaggtagggtttatggTTAAATAGAGTTTATGGTTAAATAGAGTTTAGGGTTGCGTAGGGTTTatgtttagggttaggtaggtttagggtttaggtagtatgaagggtttagagattagggttaggtttatgtagggtttagggttagatagggttaAGGTCTAGGtttaggaagggtttagggttaggtaggatttagggtttaggtagtagGAAAGGTTTAGCgttgggtttaaggtttggtTTAGAATAATGTTTAGGATTATCGGGTTtagtgtttgtttgtttttttgtttatgcattTAGTGCTCGGTTTTAcggataaaattttgtattaatattattgattcataattttttaaaaaatgttaaaaattttaacgtaatttttaatgttcttaaaacaaagcatgtatttttttattaagtttttgtGACAATAAATTGAATATATCTTAGAccaaaaatcataaatattctcagtcttatacattttgttcttcaagttattgttacttttatttacttttatacatttctcttaatatttatatatgcatccataatattttaaaaaatgatttttcattaactaatgtatttattgtagttttaaatatattatagttttcgtgcagttgattaattttttttgtcgttGGTGATATTTGAAGTGGTTAAGAACCTGAATGGATATTTACTTTCATAAAGTTTTTGGTGTATGTTTAAGGATAAAAATTTGTAAAGGCttttaaatcatatgaatataataTTCAACACACTACTGTTGAttgtttatatacttaaaattctGAAGTAGGTAATTGCAAATTTGCTGAACTCATAGATTTGTTgctactttataaattattacaGGATGAGGTACATATGGTAAAGATTACTTTGATGATAATATAACGTCCCTATCgtaatgtgtgtgtttttttttatctactatgtattaagaaataattaacacattcaataatattaaagagtaaaagGCCCTCTCAGTTGTTCATAGTATAAGCCCAAAGTTGAACTCAAGTTTAGCCAAAGAAATAAAACCCAGAGACACGTGTCAGCCTGTCAGAGAGTGACTTTCCACGTGGATATTTTAGGAGAGAgacaaacatatttttatatatatagaagattcattactaaaataaaatcttaaaataactcaatattatatttttaattatataataaaaaaaattatttgattaatatttaattatataatttatgtttttaacgttttactaaaatatattttcagataacaatacaatatatatatatattatcttttttaattataatttttagattttggataattcaatattctattttaattatataattaataattttatttaattaatgtttagttatagaatttatgtttttaactttttacttaaagactttttcagataacaatacaatatatacaaaagttatctcttttttaaattatattttcagattttggataattcttactattcttaatattaatcaattatctaatcaaaatcaattaaaatttcatttttattttttaatctatatatacattttattcattaagggttaaacgatattaactactctaactttcaacgtgagaaCTCCATtgcgaaaatttacttcgcaaataatagttttaaattatataattaaaaaaattgtatgattgatatttaattatataatttatgtttttaacgttatataatttatgtttttaacgttttactaaaatactttttcagataacaatacaatatatatatatagaaattatctttttaattatatttttagattttggataattcaatattctatttttaattatataattaatagttttatttaattaatatttagttatagaatttatgtttctaactttttacttaaaggctttgagataacaatacaatatatacagaagttatctctttttaaattatattttcagattttggataattcttagtattcttaatattaatcaattatctaatcaaaatcaattaaaatttcgtttcttattttttaatttatttatacattttattcattaagggtataaacgatattaaccactctaactttcaacgtgagagcttcattgcaaaaatttacttcacaaatcccctagactatatttgagaagtgatttgTATATATGTCATCGTTACATTAACTTTCACAAAAAAATGATGACATGGCTTAAAAGAAATATGACATGGCATAAATTTAATTGGACATGTAAAACTTACTATATTTAGATTAATGTTTTTGGTAagatttcttaaatataataatgatgATTTTCTATATacggatttatatttttagaaaagcttcataatatagtaataactaataatttttatatcaaaaatattttttctcagAAAATATTCATTTTGGTAAGATTTTTATCAAGAAACCAATTTCCAGTGCTTCCTCTACTTGGACGGAACTTTCTCTCTCCACCTTATCTCTTGAAGACGATAAACTTGAGCTTCGTCTCTTCGCACCGACGGCGCGCGGCGCGGTGGCGCGCGTGACTGGAGGCCCCCTCCGTCTAGTTTCTTTCTCTCGTTTTGCTGTTATCCCATCTGTCTCGCTCCCTTCGATATGTGCGTTGTTCTGGGCTAGGACTTGGCTCCGGAAAATTGCTCCGCTGCAGAGGAGTTTTGATCCGGTGGTCTCGCAGCTTTCTCTGGAACAATGGCGAGAAAGTCGAGCGGTGGGTGGAGATTGCAGTCGGCTTTTTGGGGTATGGTTGGAGATCGATTTTCTCTTTCAGATCTCGTCCTGCTTTTTCTGTTCGTGAGGAGGAGCGTCGCGGTGTCCTCTCCTGGGTTTCGGCGGTTCGCTGCTCTAGCCCAGGCGGTTCTCGGCTACGGAGGGTGTCTCTCGTCGGTTTTTGAACCTGAGTATCCTCCTCCTAGCGTGGTGTGTGCTGGTGGGTTTCTCTACCACGGCGGCGAGTTCGTGAGCTTCAGCACGCAGGCGGGATGGTGTCTGAGCTCGGTGGCCGGCTCGCGTAGGTCATATGGGAGGTTTAAAGAGCGGTCGTCTATGTCCGCTTGAGTGGCCTTTCACTTTGCTTCCTCACCTTTGGCCCTCCTCTTTGCGGTTTCTGTACTGGTGTGCCCTGTTTCAAATCCCGTTCTTGTTGAGGCAAGTGACGGCCCTAGCGTCTCCAATTTCAGTTCGTCGGTTCTCGGCGACGACGAGCGTGTGGTGGTTTCTCTGGTCATTGACCGCCACTTCCTAAAGCTCGGTCTTCGCTCACATCCCAGCATCACTTGGGTTTGCTTGTGCTCTTTGTGGTGGTTGCGAGGCAATTGTGTGCAGGTTGGGCTCGGTATGGGATGTTCGGAAGTTGCAGCCCTTTTTGCTCGGAACGGCATCATGTATAGGTCGTATTCGGGTCTATTAATAGCTCGGTTTTGGTTTCTGCGGTGTGTAGGCCTCTGCTCTTGTGTTGTCTCTTGTGGGTTGTGCTACTAAGCCTCGGCAAGCTGTTCTCGGATGGGCCATTATCTTTAAGAGCGGATCATCGGGGAGGCCAAAATTACCGGGTTCCGACTCTCGGTTGAACTTGGCTCATTCTTTTGCGGCAAGCTGTTGTTGTGGACATGGCCGAGCCTCGGGGATAGCGGTTTAGGTAGTTTGTGTCTTCGTCCCGTTTTAGCTAAATCGAGTTTGTGTTTAGATTTATTTTCCGTTTATCTGTTTCTTGTTAACCTCTGTATTTTCTGTCAAAAACGAAAAAACttggtaataatatctttacattttaccaaaaaaaaaaaaactatattttatcaacgtatataagttatttttatataattatatattattagaaataatttatatatttacaaatagaaatatttaaaaatggtaattaaataaagaataatataataaagtaactttataaatttcaattatttttatcaaaagttaaaTAATGCAAAATTAAAAGGTCAAAGTAAATTTgaataaatcaaactaaaaataataacattatggttttattttttaaactaataaaagtaaaatagaaaaatagaaaattttatttatatataacatttttaaataatttaattacacCCGCGCTTCAGCACCGGCGGATCACCTGGTTTGTATTAGTTGTGAGTGTGCAAAGCaatacttaattatataatcactAGATCTTCATTCTTCTCTAAAGAGGAGCCGCCGTGAACACATTACTGCACcaccttctttttcttcttcttcttcttcacaaacacTCTCCTATCCATCACTTTCCTTTATTCAacgttcatcttcttctcttttatgGAGTTGTGTTGCTGTTGGAGGATGTGAGACATACCATCTCCACGTCACCATAGTATTCACCACTGGAGACCAAACATTACGGCTAATGACGTTATGAGGGTGCACATCATCACTTTTTCACCTGATCCAACAGATTTTCAGtgttttctttaacaaaattaTATCATGGCAATTATAACTCTTCAAATTTTACTGTAAATAACAGGTCATTTTCGGGAGAAGAAGAGATGGGTGTTACATCACTATCCTAGACCTaatgttaaaacttaaaactcaCAATCCTAAATCTATATCTAGCCTTTTGCTTAATTTTTCCTTAAGTTACAATTATAAGTCTTAGAAACTGTAGTTAACTTGTTAACAGAACAAAAGACTCACACATTTATGACAAATGGCACATTAGGTGTATATTAGGTGATAAAGACAAACTAATACACCTTTTAATTGCATTTGATTTAATGTCTAATGTTAATGCAcacaaatttttataaaatttattttcattatataaaaatactaaaaaaattaattttagggaaattctctcaaatagccatttttaagttttgtcacaaaaataaccctcaaaaaagaaaatgacaaaaatagcccctttttattttgaaatttttgatattttttttttaatttgaaactctATCCCCAAAACTTCACCCCTCAACTCttaaccctaagtctagattagttaatactaggataaaaacacattttgatcttttaataaaacttattttggtcattttcttcattgaagactatttttgtgacaaaaacttagaAATAGCTATCCTAGAAAATTTCTcttattttaatcaataaaaatgtaatatttgtatttatttacacatctttaaaaatgttaaaattttatatgaaataatgatattttgtaaGAAATATGTTTTATCAAACACCAAATAAACTTAAGCAAATGGAGTAACATTTTATAACTGATAACAACTTAACTTAAACTTTAATAGATGGTATTTGTAATTAATATGAAGAAAAGAAACACTTCTACTTTTGACGAAAAAGAAGAAAGCTAATTCCcttattcaaaatatatgaaaaatagtATTAAGTGGAAACTAAATCATGAATTATGATTCCGTACCAAATCGGGATCTAACCATAGTTAAAAAGAAGAGTACTCGATGTGAAAAACCTTCCAAAGTTGAGGGAGACAAAAAcaagaagtaaaaaaaattgttttcagaCAACAAAAAAACTTATTACAAAAAACAGAACAGAAGCTGCTCTTTTGTCCAAAGCTTCTTCCTTTCTCTTTCTCCAACATTTTCTTCTCtctgcaaaataaaaataaacgtaaaataaacaaaatagacaaaataaactttttatgttttgtttttgggtATTAATActtgttttttgtttgctttcctcgtaaaacccatGACCCCTTTCTTCCTCTCTTGCTTCTAATCTTCAAGAAAAAATGCCTTCTTTTGCCTTTGGATCTCATCACCATTTGGCCAATCCCACTGACTCGCCGTACACCGTAGAAATTAGCATCGACGGCGACTCCTCCGACTTGGATTCCTTGTCTGAGGTCGACTTAGAGAGCGGCGGTGTGACGAAGCTGCATTCCGGTGGTGGTAAGAAGAGGAGGACgaggaggagaaagaagaagaagaaaaggaagaagaagaaagagagtagAGATTGCAGGATCTGTCATCTGCCTTTAGAGACTACTAACAAAGCAGATGAAGAATGTGAAGATTCTGATGAACAAGAAGAAcaaggtgaagaagaagatgaagaagaggaagagtaTTATGGTTTGCCTTTGCAATTGGGTTGTTCTTGTAAAGGTGATTTGGGTGTAGCTCACAGTAAGTGTGCTGAAACTTGGTTCAAGATCAAAGGAAACATGTAAGTTTCCTCAACAATTATTCTCATAAACTTTctatatttagatatatattttctgtttctggAAAAATCTATAGTTTCTTGTGAAAAAACAGTGAAGTGTGAAAACTTTATgaggaaacaaaattatttGCTTTATGTACTTTGGGTTCTTTTTTATTGTCTGATTTTCTAGAGATCTACATGATTACTTCCCAAAAAGATTGTCTCTACTGAAGCTGGAatctacagttttttttttgtcaccacCAATTATTCAGATTCTGTTCCCATGTGTTGTCTCAATGTTCTTATTTTCCTGCTCATTTGGACTGATTCTTTGTTGTCTCAGACGCTATCTATGATTAATTGGCTTGATTTTGAACCTTCACTGAGAATCTTGCAGCTCCTTTTATTAGGACAGTTTGATTCTCTTACCAGTCACCCTTATACTAATTAGCTCTGTGTCTAAGTTCTTTGCATTGTAGGCAGTAAAAACCGGTTTAGATTTTATTCTTGTGTGTTTAGAATTGAAGAGAGTCTCTAAAGGCTATTATACTGATTAGCACTTATTCACATTGTATCTATGAATCTGAGCAGGACATGTGAGATATGCGGAGCAATGGCTATAAACGTAGCTGGGGAACAGTCAAACCCAGAGAGCACCGCCTCTACACATTCACAAGTGGCTGCAGGACAAACTCAGAGTAGTCAGACAGAGCCAAGGGGAATCTGGCATGGTCGCCGTGTAATGAACTTTTTACTTGCCGCTATGGTCTTTGCCTTCATTGTCTCTTGGCTTTTTCACTTCAAAGTCCTCAAGTGAAACAAAACTCCATCCATCCcaccctctctctcttctcctggCTCATGAGCCGCTTGCAATCACTACATCAAATCCCTCCTGTTGCTTGATTGTTCGTTCACACGTTTTGTAGCTGTAAAAACTTGTTAGTTTTTAGATTGTTGTTGTCACTTGTGAGCTTTACATCTTCTTGTATAATATCCATCTCTACTCTAGGCTTGGTCTAAACTTGTGCGCAATCAAGAATAGGGGCTTAGCTCTTTTTACTGTTCTTTAAATTATGTTCAAAGAAGATATcactaaaagataaaaaggatCTTTGGACAAATGAGAAAGATCCTTTGATTCACATGAAACCACAAGTTTATCATGAGCTGAGCTAAAATGCTTTAAACACACAAAAGCCAACACTTGCAAGTTTTCAGTTTCTGTTGTTGTGTTTCTTGACTTCCAAGGAAGTACCGTCTTTTAGGGTTTCGCAAGCGTCTTTATCCATTCCAAGGCTGAAGAGAGCAGCAGCCTGAAGATAAAATGCTGTTGGCCACTCAGGAGACACTACTTGCGCCTGCATTGCATCACCAAGTGCCTCTTGAGGCTTGTTGCTCATCAGATAACACAGACACCTCCTTGCAAATACCGTTGGCGATACCATTGTCCCATCTTCAATGAACTGCAGATTACAATCAGAGAACATTCAGATACATTTAAGGTTTCAAGAAAGTAGCCAACTAACTTTGTATTCCTTACCTGCGTGTAACATTCGATGGTAGTGACAAAGTCTTTGCCTTTGAACGCAGCATCTCCTTGTTTCTTAGCGTTTAGAGTCTCCTGAATCTGGTCGGTCCACACTTGGAACGAGAGCTGCATTTGCAAATGAAACAATGATCATAGACCTCCTAGAAGATGAAAGAAACTTGGTGTTCATGTACATTACCTCATTAGCTACGCCTTCATCGTCTTTGTATCCAACCTTTTCAAGAATCTCATGAATCGCTGTGAGATCAAGTCTTGAACAAGCATCACCAAGAGGGGTCAGAAGCGAAGTTGTTTCCTTTGGAGGAGAAGCAGATCCATGTGGAATCCCCATTAAGACATAAGACGGAACCTGAAGAAAAACAACAAAGATACAGAGGAGTCACAACAAGACGTGAATGGTTGAGAAAGTTTGTTCTAGTGAGAGCAACATACATCAGTTTCCTTCTGAAGAGGAGCGAGTGAGGTCACAAGAGACTTCACATTTGGCCTTTCACGAGCTTCATACTGCAAACAACGTGAAGCTAAACGAACCAAATCAGTTCCATCATCGTTTGAGAAATGACCATCGAGAGCCGAGTCCATTAGCATCAGAAAGTTCTTCCCACGGATCAGATCAAGCGCCTGCAAAGAAACTAATAAGATCAAGAACCTCTTCCCCAAGAAAAGGTTGAGCCATGTTTATGCACTTACATGGCTTGGTGGTATGTGTTTGCCACTGAGAAGGTCTAGCAACAGCGTTCCAAAGCTGTAGACAACGCTCTCCGGTATCACTCTCCCTGTAACATATTAACAAACACACACATGGATTCATCAGATCAGTATAATAACTTGAAGCCATTGCATCTCACAACCAGTAACTAACCAGTTCTTAAGTACTCAGGAGGTGTGAAAGCCAGATTAGTACTGTAACTCTTCCCATCCCTACTATTCTTCATTAGACCGAAGCAAGATAGTCTCGGATTACCATCCTGTAATACAgtaaaatctctataaattaataatgttgggactataataatttattaataagcACGGAGAAGTAGACCTGGTCAAACAAGATCCTGTAAGCGTTGAGATCATGGTACAAGGCGCGACCTTTGCTACTACAATACTCAAGTGCTTGTGCAAGATACAAAGCCACTCTCACCCTCATAGCCCACTTCATTGGCTGGCTATCCcctgcatatatatataacaaattaacAAACAAGTAGAGTGTTGCTGCTaatctctttaaaaaaaatggatgaAAAGACTTTACAGTGGAAGAGATGCTTAGAGAGAGTTTCAAAAGGCATAAACTCAGCAACGAGCAGTCTCTCATCTCCTTCACAGCAGAAACCAATCAAGTTGGCTAACCTCTCGCTCCTCAACTGCCCCACAGCTTTTGCTTCCTCCTAAAAGACCAAATAAAAATGGGAAACAGTTAAGCAACTGCAGAGTTACTAATAATGATAGCAAAAGGAAGCAACTTTGTACAAGGAATTGACGCGTGTCAGGCCAAGCGGATCTGTTGAAGCGTTTAACAGCGATCCATCGCTCATCTTCGAGTCTGCCTTTATACACGACGTTTGGAGCTTTAACGCCGTGTTCGGACACGATGCTGTCCGCAGAGAAACCTGAAGTAGCGGTTCGTAGTTGGTCGAAGCTGAACTCACTAAACGACGCCGAATCGTCATTTCCGTTTTCTGTCGGGAAATTAAAAGAAGTCGACTTTTGTTagcagaaagagagagagagagagagaatgaaaaTGCGGTTAAAGCTTAAAGACTTTAAGAGTTAAACCGAGATCAGAAGCGTCGTTGAGAGATGATTTGTGATGTGTTTGCCACCAACAGAGAGATAGCTTAGAGCAACGAGGTCCCATTTGAAAAAGCTTCGAATCAAAAGAAAGATGAAAGCTTTCTTCGTTAAACCCGGAAAAGCAAAAACCCTTTTTTTCCTGTCCGAGTCACTTCTTGAGAGAAAGATTAAAAaaggttttgtttttgtgttttcttttttcttctcgaGGAAAAAGGAATCTACGAAAAACTGAGGGAGCTAATTTATACAGCGCACGTAGTGGAGAAGACACTGATGCGAAAAAGGCAGGATATTTAATTAAGCATttcattaaaaaacaaaaacaaaaacaaatagtaTTATACATTACtggtatttttatatatacaccgCTAAAACGATATTTTATtggttttatatttgatattcaAATATATCATCTCACTTTCAAAACTTCTTTTTCAACTGGAATTTATCAAATGACCATAGTGTATATTAACATATTGCATTACACTGGCCAAAGATGtctaagggcatctccatccttactccatttttttctctaaaagtgaatatggagtaaggaatgctccaacccaacttcatatctcactccataatgaaatttactccataaatggagtaatctcttttttgtttgttcatcactccattatggagtgggaaatggagtaggattggagcaattttactctattttcacttttactccattttgaaggaaaaaatggagttttacattggagatgctctaaagacatctccatccctactccatttttccctctaaaatggagtaaacgtgaatatggagtaagaaATGATCCAATccaacttcatatctcactccataatgaaatttactccataaatggagtaatattttttttggttgttcatcactccattatggagtggaaaatagagtagggttggagcaattttacttcattttcacttttactccattttagaggaaaaaatggagttatacat includes the following:
- the LOC103845325 gene encoding uncharacterized protein LOC103845325 codes for the protein MPSFAFGSHHHLANPTDSPYTVEISIDGDSSDLDSLSEVDLESGGVTKLHSGGGKKRRTRRRKKKKKRKKKKESRDCRICHLPLETTNKADEECEDSDEQEEQGEEEDEEEEEYYGLPLQLGCSCKGDLGVAHSKCAETWFKIKGNMTCEICGAMAINVAGEQSNPESTASTHSQVAAGQTQSSQTEPRGIWHGRRVMNFLLAAMVFAFIVSWLFHFKVLK
- the LOC103845326 gene encoding serine/threonine-protein kinase BSK5, with the translated sequence MGPRCSKLSLCWWQTHHKSSLNDASDLENGNDDSASFSEFSFDQLRTATSGFSADSIVSEHGVKAPNVVYKGRLEDERWIAVKRFNRSAWPDTRQFLEEAKAVGQLRSERLANLIGFCCEGDERLLVAEFMPFETLSKHLFHWDSQPMKWAMRVRVALYLAQALEYCSSKGRALYHDLNAYRILFDQDGNPRLSCFGLMKNSRDGKSYSTNLAFTPPEYLRTGRVIPESVVYSFGTLLLDLLSGKHIPPSHALDLIRGKNFLMLMDSALDGHFSNDDGTDLVRLASRCLQYEARERPNVKSLVTSLAPLQKETDVPSYVLMGIPHGSASPPKETTSLLTPLGDACSRLDLTAIHEILEKVGYKDDEGVANELSFQVWTDQIQETLNAKKQGDAAFKGKDFVTTIECYTQFIEDGTMVSPTVFARRCLCYLMSNKPQEALGDAMQAQVVSPEWPTAFYLQAAALFSLGMDKDACETLKDGTSLEVKKHNNRN